The following proteins are encoded in a genomic region of Oceanisphaera profunda:
- the hemW gene encoding radical SAM family heme chaperone HemW produces MLQLPPLSLYIHIPWCVQKCPYCDFNSHAMKEAIPEQAYIGALLEDLRQDLHLAQGRPLHSIFIGGGTPSLMSPAAIKELLDGVKALIPFKEQMEITLEANPGTVEAGRFAGFKAAGVNRISIGIQSFQPEKLARLGRIHDPEQARFAAQEAASVGLNSFNIDLMHGLPDQSLNDALSDLEQAIALSPPHLSWYQLTIEPNTPFASRPPVLPEDDTLADIYEQGHELLLANGYQHYEVSAYAKPGFEAQHNLNYWRFGDYLGIGCGAHGKITLPLEAKIVRTVKVKHPKGYLEPNRPYLDQYNGIATQDLSLEYFMNRLRLFEAIPKSEFSELTGMSTNQLQAPLAEALRLELLSETDSHWQLTPLGRRFLNRLLDLFITD; encoded by the coding sequence ATGCTGCAATTACCGCCGCTAAGCCTATATATCCATATTCCTTGGTGCGTACAAAAGTGCCCCTACTGTGATTTTAACTCTCACGCCATGAAAGAGGCGATCCCAGAGCAGGCCTACATTGGCGCCCTATTAGAGGATTTACGGCAAGATTTGCACTTGGCCCAAGGGCGCCCACTGCACAGCATTTTTATTGGCGGCGGCACGCCGAGCCTAATGAGCCCAGCGGCCATTAAAGAACTGCTGGACGGCGTTAAGGCGCTAATTCCCTTTAAAGAGCAAATGGAAATTACCCTTGAAGCCAATCCCGGCACGGTCGAAGCCGGTCGCTTCGCTGGCTTTAAAGCCGCAGGGGTGAATCGCATCTCTATTGGTATTCAAAGCTTTCAACCAGAAAAGCTCGCACGTTTGGGCCGTATTCACGACCCAGAGCAAGCTCGCTTTGCCGCCCAAGAGGCAGCTAGCGTGGGCTTAAATAGCTTTAATATCGACTTAATGCACGGCTTACCTGACCAAAGCTTAAATGATGCGCTCTCAGATCTGGAGCAAGCTATTGCCTTATCGCCGCCGCATTTGTCTTGGTATCAGCTCACTATAGAGCCGAACACGCCTTTCGCCTCGCGCCCGCCTGTGCTGCCCGAAGACGACACCTTGGCAGATATTTATGAGCAAGGTCATGAACTGCTGCTGGCAAATGGCTATCAACACTATGAAGTGTCGGCCTATGCCAAGCCAGGCTTTGAGGCCCAGCATAATTTGAATTACTGGCGCTTTGGCGACTACCTAGGCATTGGTTGTGGCGCCCACGGTAAAATTACCCTGCCATTAGAAGCCAAAATAGTGCGCACGGTGAAGGTTAAGCACCCTAAAGGTTACTTAGAGCCAAACCGGCCTTATCTGGATCAGTACAACGGGATAGCTACGCAGGATCTGTCGTTGGAATACTTTATGAATCGGCTACGCTTATTTGAAGCTATACCTAAGTCAGAGTTTTCTGAGCTAACCGGCATGAGCACCAACCAGCTGCAAGCCCCTCTGGCTGAGGCCTTGCGCTTAGAGCTGCTCAGCGAGACCGACAGCCATTGGCAGTTAACGCCGTTGGGCCGACGCTTTCTTAATCGCTTGCTCGATTTGTTTATTACCGACTAA
- the zapD gene encoding cell division protein ZapD, whose protein sequence is MSALIYEYPLNEKCRNYLRLSDLLLQIKQCRSLSANGQAVALFKALLDIIELLERCDIRSDLAKDLNIEKEKLAAWAEVPGIDVAALSELEQQLADLSQQLPRSPRFGQLLREDKLLVAVRSRFAIPGGLCSFDVPQLHYWLHQPKANQQQDIDGWLSQLQLLQQGLELQLTLWRDVGQFQPQIAHNGFFQDDAAHTHIIRVRVPADQAIYPVVSGNKYRYTVRFMPVDNHDIGNVEFELANIK, encoded by the coding sequence ATGTCAGCACTTATTTACGAATATCCCCTAAACGAAAAATGCCGCAATTACTTACGCCTGAGCGATTTACTACTGCAAATCAAACAGTGTCGTAGCTTAAGCGCCAATGGCCAAGCCGTGGCGCTGTTTAAAGCGTTATTGGATATTATTGAGTTGCTGGAGCGGTGCGATATTCGCTCCGATCTGGCCAAAGATTTAAATATTGAAAAAGAAAAGTTGGCCGCTTGGGCCGAAGTGCCGGGCATAGATGTCGCCGCACTCAGCGAGCTAGAACAACAATTGGCTGACTTAAGCCAGCAATTGCCCCGCTCCCCGCGTTTTGGCCAACTGCTGCGTGAAGACAAATTGTTGGTCGCGGTGCGTAGCCGTTTCGCCATTCCGGGCGGTTTATGCTCCTTTGATGTGCCACAACTGCATTATTGGTTACACCAGCCCAAAGCTAATCAGCAGCAAGATATCGATGGTTGGCTAAGCCAATTGCAGCTGCTGCAGCAAGGATTAGAACTACAACTGACCTTATGGCGTGATGTTGGCCAGTTTCAGCCACAAATCGCGCATAATGGCTTTTTTCAAGATGATGCGGCGCACACCCATATTATTCGGGTACGCGTGCCTGCCGACCAAGCTATTTATCCCGTGGTCAGTGGCAATAAATACCGCTATACCGTACGTTTCATGCCGGTGGATAATCATGATATCGGCAATGTAGAATTTGAATTGGCGAATATAAAATGA
- the yacG gene encoding DNA gyrase inhibitor YacG — protein MSTPLTVSCPTCNKTVVWGEQSQFRPFCSKRCQLIDLGEWADEEKRIAGEPAWMPDQDNENEY, from the coding sequence ATGAGCACTCCCTTAACCGTTTCCTGCCCCACTTGTAATAAAACAGTTGTTTGGGGCGAACAAAGTCAGTTTCGCCCGTTTTGCAGCAAGCGCTGCCAGCTGATTGATTTAGGCGAGTGGGCAGATGAAGAAAAGCGCATTGCCGGCGAACCCGCCTGGATGCCCGACCAAGATAATGAAAATGAGTACTGA
- the mutT gene encoding 8-oxo-dGTP diphosphatase MutT: MSTDKMSAANTAKKSVLVAVGVIENAQGEIFICQRNSNQHQANKWEFPGGKVETGETVAQALARELAEEVGITVLACEPFMQIEHDYGDKHVTLAIRKVTAFNGEPSGLEGQPSRWVAIRELEQYDFPEANGPIVEKLTAAPGA, translated from the coding sequence ATGAGTACTGATAAAATGTCTGCGGCTAATACGGCTAAAAAATCGGTCTTAGTAGCGGTGGGCGTGATTGAAAACGCCCAGGGCGAGATTTTTATCTGCCAGCGCAATTCAAATCAGCATCAAGCTAATAAGTGGGAGTTTCCCGGCGGCAAAGTGGAAACCGGCGAAACCGTAGCCCAAGCGCTAGCACGAGAGCTGGCCGAAGAAGTGGGCATTACCGTGTTGGCCTGTGAGCCGTTTATGCAAATCGAGCACGACTACGGCGACAAGCACGTGACCTTGGCCATTCGCAAAGTCACAGCTTTCAATGGTGAGCCAAGCGGTTTAGAGGGCCAACCCAGCCGCTGGGTAGCCATCCGTGAACTTGAGCAATACGACTTTCCCGAGGCTAATGGCCCGATAGTTGAGAAGTTAACAGCAGCGCCCGGCGCCTAG
- the parC gene encoding DNA topoisomerase IV subunit A: MSTNDFTMEGVERLPMHTFTEQAYLNYSMYVIMDRALPHIGDGLKPVQRRIIYAMSELGLSASSKHKKSARTVGDVLGKYHPHGDSACYEAMVLMAQPFSYRYPLVDGQGNWGAPDDPKSFAAMRYTEARLSRYAELLLSELGQGTVEWIPNFDGTMDEPRVLPARLPHILMNGITGIAVGMATDIPPHNIRELAAACVHLLDNPKANVAELMQFVQGPDYPTDAEIITPRSDIQKIYETGRGSIKMRAVYEMEHGDIVVTALPHQASSGKILEQIAAQMQAKKLPMVADLRDEADHENPTRLVIIPRSNRVDVEQLMQHLFASTDLEKSYRVNLNMLGLNNKPQVKTLEMILDEWLVFRRQTVRNRLQYRLDRVEARLHILEGLLVAFLSIDEVIEIIRGEDEPKPVLMDRFGLSSIQAEAILDLKLRHLAKLEEVKIRGEQDELAAERDKLAALLGSERRLSTLIRKEIQADAEKFGDDRRSPLMERSEAKALSEKELIPSEAVTIVLSEKGWIRSARGHDVDGASLSYRAGDSFLSAVNGRSNQMAVFLSSIGRAYGQEAHGLPSARGQGEPLSGRCSLSPGEQPNFVLMGEDERLFLLASDAGYGFVCRFVDMVSRNKNGKALLTVPKGGLVLQPVAIDTLASSQCLAVTNEGRMLLFPLQDLPLLGKGKGNKIIGITGAKVQAREDFIKQLVVVPEGASVTLHAGKRKLTLKPTDLAHYQGERGRRGALLPRGLQRVDSLEIEELAAGSAAPSA; this comes from the coding sequence ATGAGTACTAACGACTTTACGATGGAAGGCGTCGAACGCCTGCCCATGCACACCTTTACCGAGCAAGCGTACCTTAACTATTCCATGTACGTGATCATGGACCGCGCCTTGCCGCATATTGGTGATGGCCTCAAACCGGTACAGCGACGCATTATTTATGCCATGAGCGAACTAGGCTTATCTGCCAGCTCTAAACATAAAAAATCTGCCCGTACCGTAGGCGACGTGCTGGGTAAGTATCACCCCCACGGCGACTCGGCTTGTTATGAAGCCATGGTATTGATGGCGCAGCCGTTTTCTTACCGCTATCCATTAGTGGACGGCCAAGGCAACTGGGGTGCGCCAGATGACCCTAAGTCTTTTGCCGCCATGCGTTATACGGAAGCGCGACTATCGCGTTATGCGGAATTACTGCTCTCGGAATTAGGCCAAGGCACGGTTGAATGGATCCCTAACTTCGATGGCACCATGGACGAGCCACGGGTACTGCCTGCCCGTTTGCCGCATATCTTAATGAACGGCATTACCGGCATAGCCGTGGGCATGGCCACGGATATTCCGCCCCATAATATTCGCGAACTGGCCGCCGCCTGTGTGCATTTATTGGATAACCCCAAGGCCAACGTGGCCGAGCTGATGCAGTTTGTGCAAGGCCCGGATTACCCGACCGATGCGGAAATTATTACCCCGCGCAGTGACATTCAAAAGATCTACGAGACTGGGCGAGGCAGCATCAAGATGCGTGCCGTCTATGAGATGGAGCACGGCGATATCGTCGTCACCGCTCTTCCCCATCAGGCCAGTAGCGGCAAGATTTTAGAGCAAATCGCCGCACAAATGCAGGCCAAGAAGCTGCCGATGGTGGCGGACTTGCGCGATGAAGCGGATCATGAAAATCCCACGCGTTTGGTAATTATCCCACGTTCTAATCGCGTGGACGTTGAACAGCTGATGCAGCACTTGTTTGCCAGCACGGATCTTGAAAAAAGCTATCGGGTTAACCTGAATATGCTGGGCTTAAATAATAAGCCGCAGGTTAAAACCCTGGAGATGATCCTCGACGAATGGCTGGTGTTCCGTCGCCAAACCGTGCGTAATCGCCTGCAATATCGACTCGATCGAGTAGAAGCGCGACTGCATATTTTGGAAGGTTTGTTGGTGGCGTTTTTAAGCATCGATGAAGTGATCGAGATCATTCGCGGCGAAGATGAACCTAAGCCGGTATTGATGGATCGCTTTGGCTTATCGAGCATTCAAGCGGAAGCCATCTTAGATCTTAAATTACGTCATTTAGCCAAGTTAGAAGAAGTGAAAATCCGCGGTGAGCAAGATGAATTAGCCGCCGAGCGCGATAAACTAGCCGCCTTGCTGGGATCTGAACGTCGTTTAAGTACTTTGATCAGAAAAGAGATCCAAGCCGACGCCGAGAAATTCGGCGACGACCGCCGCTCGCCCTTGATGGAGCGTAGCGAAGCGAAAGCGTTAAGTGAAAAAGAGCTGATCCCCAGTGAAGCGGTCACGATCGTACTATCAGAAAAAGGCTGGATCCGCTCGGCTCGCGGCCACGATGTAGATGGCGCCAGCTTAAGCTATCGCGCTGGCGACAGCTTCTTATCGGCGGTCAATGGCCGTAGTAATCAGATGGCGGTGTTCTTATCCAGCATTGGCCGCGCTTATGGCCAAGAAGCTCATGGCTTGCCCTCGGCTCGTGGCCAAGGCGAACCGCTGTCGGGTCGTTGTAGCTTAAGCCCGGGCGAGCAGCCGAACTTCGTGCTGATGGGCGAAGATGAGCGCTTGTTCTTATTAGCATCGGATGCGGGTTATGGTTTTGTGTGTCGCTTTGTGGATATGGTCAGCCGCAATAAAAACGGCAAGGCACTGCTTACCGTGCCTAAGGGCGGCTTGGTGCTGCAACCCGTGGCCATTGATACGCTTGCCAGCAGTCAGTGTTTAGCGGTGACCAACGAAGGCCGCATGCTGTTGTTCCCACTGCAAGACTTGCCGCTACTGGGCAAGGGCAAGGGCAATAAGATCATCGGCATTACCGGTGCCAAGGTGCAAGCGCGCGAAGACTTCATCAAGCAGCTAGTGGTGGTGCCAGAAGGTGCCAGCGTCACCTTGCATGCCGGTAAGCGCAAGCTCACCCTCAAGCCCACCGACTTGGCTCACTACCAAGGCGAACGCGGCCGCCGCGGCGCTTTGCTGCCAAGAGGCTTACAGCGCGTGGATAGCTTAGAGATTGAAGAGCTGGCTGCGGGAAGTGCAGCGCCTAGCGCCTAG
- the parE gene encoding DNA topoisomerase IV subunit B — MSSSQYTADAIEVLNGLEPVRRRPGMYTDTTRPNHLGQEVIDNSVDEALAGHANKIEVILHADQSLEVIDNGRGMPVDIHPEEGISGVELIFTKLHAGGKFSNKNYQFSGGLHGVGISVVSALSTRLDVTIRRAGEVYEMAFEHGTKVSELTVTGTCGQRNTGTRIRFWPDVSYFDSPRFSVSRLKHLLKAKAVLSPGLRLRFEDKVNDETLEWYYEDGLQDYLVESVKDYTCLPEEPFVGNFTTELAAAEWALTWLPEGGEGIGESYVNLIPTTQGGTHVNGLRQGLLDAMREFCEFRNLLPRGVKLTPDDIWERCSYILSIKMQDPQFAGQTKERLSSRQSSAFVSGVVKDAFSLWLNQHTELAEQIAELCISSAQRRLRQAKKVVRKKVTQGPALPGKLTDCACSDPMRGELFLVEGDSAGGSAKQARDREFQAIMPLRGKILNTWEVDSGQVLASQEVHDISVAIGLDPDSTDLTDLRYGKICILADADSDGLHIATLLCALFVRHFRHLVEQGHVYVAMPPLYRIDIGKEVHYALDESERDAVLARIKAEKKRGKIQVTRFKGLGEMNPKQLRETTLDPNTRRLVQLTVDDMEATETLMDMLLAKKRSSDRREWLETKGNLVDPLV, encoded by the coding sequence ATGTCATCGAGTCAATATACCGCTGATGCCATTGAGGTGCTCAATGGCCTAGAGCCAGTGCGTCGTCGTCCCGGCATGTATACCGATACTACGCGGCCTAATCACCTCGGCCAAGAGGTCATCGACAACAGTGTTGATGAGGCCCTCGCCGGCCACGCCAACAAGATAGAAGTGATACTACACGCGGATCAATCGCTGGAAGTCATCGACAACGGTCGTGGCATGCCGGTGGATATTCATCCGGAAGAAGGTATCTCGGGCGTGGAGCTTATTTTTACTAAGCTGCATGCGGGCGGTAAGTTTTCCAATAAAAACTATCAATTCTCCGGCGGCTTACACGGCGTGGGTATTTCCGTGGTCAGTGCCCTGAGTACGCGCTTAGATGTCACCATACGTCGCGCCGGTGAAGTCTATGAAATGGCCTTTGAGCACGGTACTAAGGTTAGCGAGCTAACCGTCACCGGCACCTGTGGCCAGCGTAATACCGGCACCCGCATCCGCTTTTGGCCCGATGTCAGTTACTTTGATTCACCCCGGTTCTCGGTATCGCGGCTCAAGCATTTATTAAAAGCCAAGGCGGTACTCAGCCCAGGGCTCAGGCTGCGTTTTGAAGATAAAGTTAACGACGAAACCCTAGAGTGGTATTACGAAGACGGCCTGCAAGATTACCTAGTCGAGTCCGTTAAAGACTATACCTGCCTGCCAGAAGAGCCCTTTGTTGGTAACTTTACTACCGAATTAGCGGCGGCAGAATGGGCGCTCACTTGGCTGCCCGAAGGCGGCGAGGGCATAGGCGAGAGTTACGTAAACCTGATCCCCACCACGCAAGGCGGCACCCACGTTAACGGCCTGCGCCAAGGCTTATTGGATGCGATGCGCGAGTTTTGTGAGTTTAGAAACTTACTGCCGCGCGGCGTAAAATTAACGCCGGACGATATTTGGGAGCGTTGCTCCTATATCTTGTCGATCAAGATGCAAGACCCGCAGTTTGCCGGTCAAACTAAAGAGCGTTTGTCGTCTCGCCAAAGCTCGGCCTTTGTGTCCGGTGTGGTGAAAGACGCCTTTAGCTTGTGGTTAAACCAACATACCGAGCTGGCCGAACAAATTGCCGAGCTGTGTATCAGCAGCGCCCAGCGCCGTTTACGCCAAGCTAAAAAAGTCGTGCGTAAAAAAGTAACTCAAGGGCCGGCCTTACCGGGCAAACTAACCGACTGCGCCTGCTCAGATCCAATGCGCGGCGAGTTGTTCTTAGTAGAAGGTGACTCGGCGGGCGGCAGTGCTAAGCAAGCGCGAGACCGCGAGTTTCAGGCGATCATGCCGCTGCGCGGTAAGATCTTAAACACCTGGGAAGTAGACTCAGGCCAAGTGTTAGCTTCTCAAGAAGTGCACGATATTTCGGTGGCGATAGGGCTTGATCCTGACTCCACGGATCTGACGGATCTGCGCTACGGCAAGATCTGCATCTTGGCGGATGCGGACTCGGATGGTTTGCATATCGCCACCCTGTTGTGTGCCTTATTTGTGCGTCATTTCCGCCACCTCGTCGAGCAAGGTCATGTGTACGTGGCTATGCCGCCTTTATACCGCATTGATATCGGTAAAGAGGTGCATTACGCACTGGATGAAAGCGAGCGTGACGCCGTATTGGCGCGCATTAAAGCGGAAAAGAAGCGGGGCAAGATACAGGTCACGCGCTTTAAAGGTCTGGGTGAAATGAACCCCAAACAGCTGCGCGAAACCACGCTGGATCCCAATACTCGTCGCTTAGTACAGCTCACGGTGGACGACATGGAAGCCACCGAAACCTTAATGGATATGTTGCTGGCTAAGAAACGCTCTAGTGATCGTCGCGAATGGCTAGAAACCAAGGGCAACTTGGTCGATCCGCTGGTCTGA
- a CDS encoding YqiA/YcfP family alpha/beta fold hydrolase, whose amino-acid sequence MSTLLYLHGFNSSPQSMKAREMQEYLLQKRPDINFICPQLATTPAAAWAQISEICEALAVRNDGHFGVAGSSLGGFLATRVAEVYGVRAVVINPAVNPQVLLQDYLGEQLNPYTDERYLLTAQHMQELSELRVNEPNCMARLWLLQQQGDEVLDYREALEYYRFARVCIQKGGDHSFIGFNHYCAQIIRFLQL is encoded by the coding sequence ATGTCGACACTCCTTTATTTACACGGCTTTAACTCCTCCCCTCAATCTATGAAAGCCCGCGAGATGCAGGAATACTTGCTGCAAAAGCGGCCAGATATCAACTTCATTTGCCCACAATTGGCCACCACGCCAGCCGCCGCATGGGCGCAAATTTCCGAGATTTGTGAGGCGCTTGCAGTTAGAAATGACGGCCACTTTGGTGTGGCCGGCAGCTCACTGGGCGGCTTTTTGGCGACCCGAGTGGCAGAAGTGTATGGGGTGCGCGCGGTGGTGATTAATCCCGCCGTTAATCCGCAAGTCTTGCTGCAAGATTACTTAGGTGAGCAGCTTAACCCTTATACGGATGAGCGTTATTTACTGACCGCGCAACATATGCAGGAACTCAGTGAGTTACGCGTAAATGAGCCCAACTGCATGGCGCGCCTGTGGCTGCTGCAACAGCAGGGCGATGAAGTGCTAGATTATCGAGAAGCGCTGGAATACTACCGCTTCGCCCGGGTATGCATTCAAAAAGGCGGCGACCATTCTTTTATCGGCTTCAACCACTATTGCGCCCAAATCATCCGTTTTTTGCAGCTCTAG